One part of the Asterias amurensis chromosome 11, ASM3211899v1 genome encodes these proteins:
- the LOC139943704 gene encoding protein BUD31 homolog, which yields MPKVKRSRKPPPEGWELIEPTLEEIEQKMREAETETHEGKRKVESLWPVFKIHHQKSRYVYDLFHKRKAISRELYDYCIKEGFADKNLIAKWKKQGYENLCCLRCIQARDTNFGTNCICRVPKSKLEEGRIVECVHCGCRGCSG from the exons atgcCCAAAGTAAAACGATCTAGAAAGCCTCCACCCGAGGGATGGGAGTTAATTGAACCAACTCTTGAAGAAATTGAGCAAAAAATGAGAGAAG CCGAAACAGAAACCCATGAAGGGAAACGAAAGGTTGAATCTCTCTGGCCAGTCTTCAAAATCCACCACCAGAAGTCCAGATACGTCTACGATTTATTCCACAAAAGAAAGGCAATCAGCAGAG AGCTGTATGACTACTGCATCAAGGAAGGCTTTGCAGACAAGAATCTGATTGCAAAATGGAAGAAACAAGGCTATGAAAATCTCTGCTGTCTTCGCTGTATCCAGGCTAGAGACACCAACTTCGGCACAAACTGCATCTGCAGAGTTCCAAAGAGTAAACTGGAAGAG GGACGAATCGTCGAGTGTGTACATTGTGGATGCAGAGGATGCTCGGGTTAG